A single genomic interval of Streptomyces graminofaciens harbors:
- a CDS encoding alpha/beta hydrolase, producing the protein MSHPPSVTEVLSVSAADGTPLAVYRDTPVRPRRDGATVVLVHGASVTADLWRLHTRHLTGLGLGVLRYDQRAHGHTSRGRAPLTVEQLADDLHQIVTRLVPTGPLVLAGHSLGALVLQELTALHPQHLTRVRGMVLLSPTARGATVLPGRGPCAWLLAAGRSLAALTCAHAPRTVDLLRRRLPPRTPTASPHAPTGLPTGHRRAATASATPRPVISPPCGSPCATTSRATSPS; encoded by the coding sequence ATGTCCCATCCGCCTTCTGTCACGGAGGTGTTGTCCGTCTCCGCCGCGGACGGCACACCCCTGGCCGTCTACCGCGATACGCCTGTGCGCCCGCGTCGCGACGGCGCGACGGTCGTCCTCGTGCACGGCGCGTCCGTCACCGCCGACTTGTGGCGGCTGCACACCCGGCACCTGACCGGTCTGGGCCTGGGCGTCCTGCGCTACGACCAGCGTGCGCACGGCCACACCTCCCGAGGCCGGGCACCGCTGACGGTCGAACAGCTCGCCGACGACCTGCACCAGATCGTGACCCGTCTCGTCCCCACCGGACCGCTCGTGCTCGCCGGCCACTCCCTGGGCGCCCTGGTCCTGCAGGAACTCACCGCCCTGCACCCCCAACACCTGACCCGCGTACGGGGCATGGTGCTGCTGTCTCCCACCGCACGCGGTGCGACGGTGCTGCCCGGCCGCGGCCCGTGCGCCTGGCTGCTGGCCGCCGGACGCAGCCTCGCTGCCCTGACCTGCGCCCACGCACCTCGCACGGTGGATCTCCTGCGCCGGCGGCTGCCCCCACGCACCCCCACAGCCTCGCCCCACGCCCCAACCGGTCTGCCCACGGGCCACCGCCGTGCCGCCACGGCGTCCGCCACACCGCGACCGGTGATCTCGCCGCCCTGTGGCAGTCCCTGCGCGACTACAAGCCGCGCGACCTCACCGTCCTGA
- a CDS encoding DnaB-like helicase N-terminal domain-containing protein, with protein MPHTPDPHDDDGLDRVPAPKPVHYAEQALLGALLLEPARLADTEPLIAHHFDSHTHAALFTAIRTLPPPDPAAHAKDTAWLNAVLDHARPHARGLSASYLHALIQFCPQPKHAAAYARMIRADNARRILRGHAERLASTATDPGLPNPVAATLGLADDIGRVLDSLAEQFAPHPGSFPRTALPPDVPRQAGEEDLDEERLLLATATAYPAEVQQMRWLTDADFLLPLHAALWQSITALVHRGDMVDPVTVLGEAQHRRLLTDSLTPKDLMTLVSTPAGSPEYWGERILRRALLARARAVADRITAYTDDPANTPHQLITGSRRALAELNSLHTRWNRATTPAPSPATRPSARPTPAPRAGPPNRPAFTSARAHR; from the coding sequence ATGCCCCACACCCCCGATCCCCATGACGACGACGGCCTCGACCGCGTCCCGGCGCCGAAGCCCGTGCACTACGCCGAGCAGGCCCTGCTCGGCGCCCTCCTCCTCGAGCCTGCGCGTCTGGCCGACACCGAGCCGCTGATCGCCCACCACTTCGACAGCCACACCCACGCCGCGTTGTTCACCGCGATCCGCACGCTCCCGCCGCCCGACCCCGCCGCCCACGCCAAGGACACCGCCTGGCTCAACGCGGTGCTGGACCACGCCCGTCCTCACGCTCGCGGCCTGAGCGCCTCCTACCTCCACGCCCTCATCCAGTTCTGCCCGCAGCCCAAGCACGCTGCGGCATACGCCAGGATGATCCGCGCCGACAACGCCCGCCGGATTCTGCGCGGGCACGCCGAGCGCCTCGCGTCCACCGCAACCGACCCGGGCCTGCCCAACCCGGTAGCCGCGACGCTCGGCCTGGCCGACGACATCGGCCGCGTCCTGGATTCCCTCGCCGAACAGTTCGCCCCGCACCCCGGCTCCTTCCCCCGCACGGCACTCCCCCCGGATGTCCCACGGCAGGCCGGCGAGGAGGACCTCGACGAAGAGCGCCTCCTCCTGGCGACAGCCACCGCCTATCCGGCAGAGGTCCAGCAGATGCGGTGGCTGACCGATGCGGACTTCCTGCTGCCGCTGCACGCCGCGCTCTGGCAGTCCATCACGGCGCTGGTCCACCGCGGCGACATGGTCGACCCGGTCACCGTCCTCGGCGAGGCCCAGCACCGCAGACTGCTCACCGACTCCCTCACCCCCAAAGACCTGATGACCCTGGTCTCCACACCCGCCGGCTCCCCCGAGTACTGGGGCGAGAGAATCCTCCGACGCGCCCTCCTCGCCCGCGCCCGCGCAGTTGCCGACCGGATCACCGCCTACACCGACGACCCCGCGAACACCCCCCACCAGCTCATCACCGGCAGCCGCCGCGCCCTGGCCGAGCTCAACTCCCTGCACACCCGCTGGAACCGCGCCACCACTCCAGCCCCATCGCCCGCCACCCGGCCCTCGGCACGCCCCACCCCGGCCCCCCGAGCCGGTCCGCCCAACCGGCCGGCCTTCACCTCCGCACGCGCCCACCGATGA
- a CDS encoding site-specific integrase: MSTTPLTEVPPSQTAPSPFAGADICGLAGFVLPIGAARSVFEDDVWVFTQVIGIPAYVAKCARRLDFSGITNERWKTVAKEYIAAQMAPGHEAVRTLPYANRTVRVVNSLYGELLELVRWLNWLTAQGITELGEVTEHHCKSFAQYRATHRPDGKKTHDRPSVRRAVELTIIGLARYSELFTTDRYRPGLRPFPGQATSKPSGNANKTPPVADPTFQPLLGAALYLVQTLAPPLLRELDAKRRYVAHRAALPAARMNLSELEAVIRRHVEEQRPFDRNVNWAKARKWISKDDPLGQVNLYALAAEAGRREISPSTLLAVRDVLEGAVEAVGIEEPFCRGASVVERADGQGEVPWSGPLSERGLRALTGVVKTASHVVIVALSGMRQSELREMNVGCRVPPIEAGPGLKRYKLASRVIKGKPLGGVPDEWVVIREAYQAAEVAEQLLGPDAQIGDPLLTSPLDSDRFTLFRQWVNGAAGQALGLAPIPEGQLTTRMLRRTLALEIAYRPGGLLAAKVQLKHLSVVTTEGYAARPGGAQAKFLAEVNAEEAERNKDLVLAEYRRYQQGEMPSGPGARDLISFFASVDGKLARAAAEDPTVVGSDQEVRALLAEIASVLHLGVANYCWFIDPSKALCLKLAGTPNATKPLAGMCDSARCPQATHHPCHRPVWAESVRTKKVFIGSIGRNHKTEKARLQADLDRDVKVLASIDAATA, translated from the coding sequence GTGAGCACCACACCTCTGACCGAGGTCCCGCCGTCCCAAACCGCACCGTCACCCTTCGCCGGGGCTGACATTTGCGGCCTGGCCGGCTTCGTCCTCCCCATCGGGGCGGCCCGTTCGGTCTTCGAGGACGACGTCTGGGTCTTCACCCAGGTCATCGGGATCCCCGCCTACGTGGCGAAGTGCGCCCGGCGTCTGGACTTCTCGGGGATCACCAATGAGCGGTGGAAGACGGTGGCCAAGGAGTACATCGCCGCCCAGATGGCCCCCGGACATGAAGCCGTACGGACGCTGCCGTACGCCAACCGGACGGTCCGCGTCGTCAACAGCCTCTACGGCGAACTGCTGGAACTGGTCCGGTGGCTGAACTGGCTGACCGCTCAGGGGATCACCGAGCTCGGCGAGGTCACCGAACACCACTGCAAGTCCTTCGCCCAGTACCGCGCCACCCACCGCCCCGACGGCAAGAAGACACACGACCGCCCCAGCGTCCGCAGGGCCGTCGAGCTGACGATCATCGGGCTGGCCCGCTACAGCGAATTGTTCACCACCGACCGCTATCGCCCCGGGCTGCGGCCGTTCCCGGGACAGGCCACCAGCAAGCCCAGCGGCAACGCGAACAAGACGCCGCCGGTCGCGGATCCGACGTTCCAGCCGCTCCTGGGTGCAGCCCTCTACCTCGTCCAGACCCTGGCCCCGCCCCTGCTCCGCGAACTTGACGCCAAGCGGCGCTATGTCGCCCATCGGGCAGCGCTGCCCGCAGCACGTATGAATTTGAGCGAACTTGAGGCGGTTATTCGCCGCCATGTCGAAGAACAGCGTCCCTTCGACCGGAACGTCAACTGGGCCAAGGCCCGGAAGTGGATCAGCAAGGACGACCCGTTGGGCCAGGTCAACCTCTACGCCCTCGCCGCAGAAGCCGGCCGGAGGGAGATCAGCCCTTCCACGTTGCTGGCGGTGCGCGACGTCCTGGAAGGCGCGGTGGAGGCCGTTGGGATCGAGGAGCCGTTCTGCCGCGGGGCCAGCGTGGTGGAGCGAGCCGACGGCCAAGGGGAGGTGCCCTGGTCGGGGCCGCTGTCCGAGCGCGGTCTGCGGGCGCTCACCGGCGTGGTGAAGACCGCCTCGCACGTGGTCATCGTGGCGCTTTCCGGTATGCGCCAGAGCGAACTGCGAGAGATGAATGTGGGTTGCCGTGTTCCCCCTATCGAGGCCGGCCCGGGGCTGAAGAGGTACAAGCTGGCGAGCCGGGTCATCAAGGGAAAACCTCTGGGCGGCGTTCCCGATGAATGGGTCGTGATCCGGGAGGCGTATCAGGCGGCGGAGGTTGCCGAGCAACTCCTGGGCCCGGACGCCCAGATCGGTGACCCCCTGCTCACCTCGCCACTCGATAGCGACCGCTTCACGCTGTTCCGCCAGTGGGTCAACGGCGCCGCGGGACAGGCACTGGGGCTGGCTCCGATCCCGGAGGGACAACTCACGACGAGGATGCTCAGGCGCACACTCGCCTTGGAGATCGCCTACCGTCCCGGTGGCCTGCTGGCCGCAAAGGTGCAGCTCAAGCACTTGTCTGTGGTGACAACGGAAGGATATGCGGCCCGTCCGGGCGGGGCACAGGCCAAGTTCCTCGCGGAGGTCAACGCCGAGGAGGCGGAGCGTAACAAGGACCTCGTGCTGGCCGAGTACCGACGCTACCAGCAGGGCGAGATGCCGTCAGGTCCCGGCGCCCGCGATCTGATCAGCTTCTTCGCCAGCGTCGACGGGAAGCTGGCCCGCGCTGCCGCCGAGGACCCCACGGTCGTCGGCAGCGACCAGGAGGTCAGAGCCCTCCTCGCCGAGATCGCCAGCGTCCTACACCTGGGGGTGGCGAACTACTGCTGGTTCATCGACCCCTCCAAGGCGTTGTGCCTGAAGCTGGCCGGCACCCCGAACGCGACGAAGCCGCTGGCGGGCATGTGCGATTCCGCCCGCTGCCCGCAGGCTACCCACCATCCCTGCCACCGCCCGGTGTGGGCCGAGAGCGTGCGGACCAAAAAGGTCTTCATCGGGTCGATCGGCCGCAACCACAAGACCGAAAAGGCCCGACTGCAAGCCGACTTGGATCGGGACGTGAAGGTCCTGGCCTCGATCGACGCCGCCACCGCGTAA
- a CDS encoding IclR family transcriptional regulator, translating to MSAAVRILERLAAELPRAVSPTVLVNELELNRSTCYNILATLQQAGWANKLEARGGWTLGPGLLALTGVSDDSVTAVVQEEIDRLSHRLGYVVFAAKQDGSGGYTVIATADPRRGVRVVVDVGDRFPFSAPALMQAMYAHRPFGDFLATARSKVIEKFTEHTAVDVDVLERIFSEVRRRGFSTSVRQFNLAQSGAAAPVFDRDGKPHLVVATLAFSSELDESNIASVGQLISTTAGRITDRTGGTHVPDAGRDEATVASAP from the coding sequence GTGAGCGCAGCGGTCCGCATTCTTGAGCGTCTTGCCGCGGAACTGCCACGAGCCGTTTCGCCGACCGTCCTTGTCAACGAGCTCGAACTCAATCGCTCGACTTGTTACAACATCCTGGCGACACTGCAGCAGGCCGGCTGGGCGAACAAGCTGGAAGCCCGTGGCGGCTGGACGCTCGGACCTGGACTGCTGGCTCTGACCGGGGTCAGCGACGACTCCGTCACAGCAGTGGTGCAGGAGGAGATCGACAGGCTCAGCCACCGCCTCGGTTACGTCGTCTTCGCCGCCAAACAGGACGGATCGGGGGGATACACGGTCATCGCGACGGCGGATCCCCGGCGAGGCGTGCGGGTTGTGGTCGACGTCGGCGACCGCTTCCCCTTCTCCGCCCCCGCACTCATGCAGGCGATGTACGCACATCGGCCCTTCGGCGACTTCCTGGCGACCGCCCGGAGCAAAGTCATCGAGAAGTTCACCGAACACACGGCGGTGGATGTCGACGTACTGGAGAGGATCTTCTCCGAAGTGCGCAGGCGTGGCTTTAGTACGAGCGTCCGTCAGTTCAACCTCGCCCAGAGCGGTGCCGCGGCCCCGGTCTTCGACCGGGACGGCAAGCCTCATCTCGTGGTGGCCACGCTGGCCTTCTCCAGTGAACTGGACGAGAGCAACATCGCCTCGGTCGGACAGTTGATCAGCACCACCGCGGGTCGCATCACCGACCGCACCGGTGGAACGCATGTGCCTGACGCCGGACGCGACGAAGCAACGGTGGCGTCCGCCCCGTAA
- a CDS encoding trypco2 family protein, protein MSDADRAEQDGMDLADAITLLRDQVAVAQKRIATPAGTGDDPTKQVLFTLGEITVELGMELAHTREKNGGLRWSVVSLGGKKSTADRATHTVTVKLQPHQPGGGDIDVSDEE, encoded by the coding sequence ATGAGCGACGCAGACCGTGCGGAGCAGGATGGGATGGACCTGGCGGACGCAATCACGCTGCTACGGGACCAGGTCGCCGTAGCGCAGAAGCGGATCGCTACTCCTGCCGGTACTGGGGACGACCCCACGAAGCAGGTGCTATTCACTCTTGGAGAGATCACGGTGGAGCTCGGTATGGAGCTGGCGCACACCCGCGAGAAGAACGGTGGGCTGAGGTGGAGCGTTGTCAGCTTGGGGGGAAAGAAGAGCACCGCAGACCGGGCGACCCACACGGTCACGGTGAAGTTGCAGCCGCATCAGCCGGGCGGCGGCGACATCGATGTTAGCGACGAGGAGTAG
- a CDS encoding tetratricopeptide repeat protein → MVELDRRVQIRVRKPGKDKRGFGTGYLLAPRLVLTAAHVLDGMSAVGRDAVTVSRPDVGDEEFPAAVCWQRNDDMVDAALIEVNDGHGWHTPESLTDLLARPPQRFGRLIGTRPHPVTLVGFPRMQKAPGDGRRLDEQLIGHILPGTGSLAGRYEISSTVPTLPAAVSDSRWSGVSGAAVLSDDPFGEELLCGVIRRDRQSDDGTRLSATPTAHLLADEDFYTLITRHTGWEPVLEPAEAVSLFAPAASERDLNSTAALLRADAEVVAFHGRESELADLRTWCETGSVSLSVRALTGPGGQGKTRLARRLADILSQQGWATGHLRSELVDHDTPSDFSTLATALPLLVVVDYAETRPRLIRRLADQLRRSRHRVRLLLIARSDGEWRTDALNAAPAVRTLLTAAIMTPLAPLIPRTQPANERLSAFTRAARDLARLLPRVRTVPAYDWEALASALQPPDDLGDPRYDNALTLQMTALVTLLQRGPNPADSAPEAPAEEILLLHEERFWEESAEAPAHKLDLTTPALAAAVAAAAMCGATSEEEAAAVINTVPGLPADRTLRTAYWLSKLYPADAGRYWGSLQPDRIAEHHASRTLARGGIRLPTLLEAATSRQQVQLITVLARAAIAHHNASRIIDSSQLLQTVDAALDKATLTYQTVEAATAALPDSSRVTALLALRFTAGLVEADRQLARDDPAQYEPNLAAALSNLAIRLSDAGRRAEALAAVEEAVDIQRRLVSDNPSEYEPDLALSLSTLGLRLSDVGRGAEALAVLEEAVNIQRGLVEDNPTKYEPYLASALSNLGIPLARLGRRAKAAAAEQEAVDIRRRLAADNPDAYEPDLARSLSNLSNRLCELGRGAEALAAVQEAVDIQRRLAADNPDAYEPDLARSLSNLSLRLGEAQLEDEGFAAAEQAVKIYRRLAAANPGSYAATLAVSLSNLGIRFSTADRGAEALAVLEEAVKIQRGLVEDNPAAYESHLAASLTNLSAELSGAEGLTIAEQAVEIYRRLAVNNPATYEPYLATALTALFQRLSEMGRRGEALIAAEHVMEIRSRLATDNPNA, encoded by the coding sequence GTGGTGGAGTTAGACCGCAGGGTTCAAATCCGGGTCCGCAAGCCCGGCAAGGATAAGCGAGGCTTCGGCACTGGCTATCTGCTGGCGCCGCGCCTGGTGCTGACAGCCGCACATGTCCTTGACGGCATGTCCGCGGTGGGGCGAGACGCGGTGACTGTGTCTCGCCCGGATGTGGGAGACGAAGAGTTTCCCGCGGCCGTTTGCTGGCAGCGAAACGATGACATGGTGGATGCCGCGCTGATCGAAGTCAACGACGGCCACGGCTGGCATACGCCTGAGTCGCTTACTGATCTACTCGCCCGGCCACCCCAGCGGTTCGGCCGCCTGATCGGCACGCGCCCGCACCCGGTCACCCTGGTCGGGTTTCCCCGCATGCAGAAAGCCCCTGGCGACGGGCGCCGCCTGGATGAACAGCTCATCGGGCACATTCTTCCTGGCACTGGTTCCCTCGCCGGCCGCTACGAAATCTCCAGCACCGTGCCCACCTTGCCCGCCGCCGTGAGCGACAGCCGTTGGTCCGGAGTATCGGGAGCCGCAGTCCTTAGCGACGACCCCTTCGGGGAGGAGCTGTTGTGCGGGGTCATCCGTCGCGACCGACAGAGCGACGACGGAACCCGTCTGTCTGCCACTCCCACTGCCCACCTCTTGGCCGACGAGGACTTCTACACACTGATCACCCGGCACACTGGCTGGGAACCGGTTCTGGAACCGGCCGAGGCAGTCAGTCTGTTCGCCCCGGCCGCCTCAGAACGCGATCTAAACTCAACGGCCGCTCTGCTGCGCGCAGATGCTGAAGTCGTGGCCTTCCACGGCCGTGAGAGTGAACTCGCCGACCTGCGCACTTGGTGCGAGACAGGGTCGGTCTCCCTGTCGGTACGAGCTTTGACCGGTCCCGGTGGCCAGGGCAAGACCCGCCTGGCCCGCCGCCTAGCCGACATCCTCAGTCAACAGGGGTGGGCCACCGGGCATCTGCGCTCCGAGCTCGTGGACCACGACACCCCGTCCGACTTCTCCACGCTAGCCACGGCCCTGCCCCTGCTGGTCGTCGTCGACTATGCCGAAACCCGCCCCCGGTTGATCCGCCGCCTCGCGGACCAGCTGCGCCGCTCCCGTCACCGCGTGCGGCTGCTGCTAATCGCCCGCTCCGACGGCGAGTGGCGCACAGACGCGCTCAACGCTGCCCCGGCTGTCCGCACTCTGCTCACCGCAGCCATCATGACGCCACTCGCCCCCCTCATCCCTCGCACTCAGCCTGCCAATGAACGTCTGAGCGCCTTCACCCGCGCCGCCCGAGATCTTGCCCGTTTGTTGCCCCGCGTGCGCACCGTTCCCGCGTATGACTGGGAAGCTCTTGCCTCCGCTCTACAGCCACCTGACGACCTGGGCGATCCTCGCTACGACAACGCCCTTACCCTGCAGATGACGGCACTGGTCACCCTGCTGCAGCGTGGCCCCAATCCCGCCGACTCCGCACCAGAGGCCCCCGCGGAAGAGATCCTCCTACTGCACGAGGAACGTTTCTGGGAGGAGAGCGCCGAAGCCCCCGCTCACAAGCTGGACCTGACTACCCCCGCCCTGGCCGCAGCCGTTGCCGCCGCTGCCATGTGCGGGGCCACCAGCGAGGAGGAGGCTGCCGCAGTCATCAACACGGTTCCGGGCCTGCCCGCCGACAGGACGCTCCGCACCGCGTACTGGCTTTCCAAGCTGTACCCGGCCGATGCCGGCCGCTACTGGGGTTCCTTGCAGCCCGACCGCATCGCGGAACACCACGCTTCGCGCACCCTGGCCCGGGGCGGCATTCGCCTGCCCACTCTCCTCGAAGCGGCCACATCGAGGCAACAGGTCCAACTCATCACAGTGCTGGCTCGTGCCGCCATCGCGCACCACAACGCCAGCCGCATCATCGACAGCAGCCAGCTCCTCCAAACCGTCGACGCTGCCCTGGACAAAGCCACGCTCACCTATCAAACCGTTGAGGCCGCAACAGCCGCATTGCCTGACTCGTCCCGCGTCACCGCCCTGCTCGCACTGAGGTTCACCGCCGGCCTCGTCGAAGCTGACCGACAGCTCGCGCGGGACGACCCGGCGCAGTACGAGCCCAACCTAGCTGCCGCGCTGTCCAACCTTGCCATCCGGTTGTCGGATGCGGGGCGTAGGGCTGAGGCTCTCGCCGCCGTCGAGGAGGCGGTGGATATCCAGCGTCGCTTGGTTTCGGATAACCCGTCCGAGTACGAGCCCGACCTTGCCCTGTCACTCTCCACTCTTGGTCTTAGGTTGTCGGATGTGGGGCGTGGGGCCGAAGCTCTCGCCGTATTGGAGGAAGCGGTAAATATCCAGCGTGGGTTGGTTGAGGATAACCCGACCAAATACGAACCTTACCTGGCCTCCGCGCTGTCCAACCTCGGCATCCCGCTAGCGAGATTGGGGCGGCGTGCCAAAGCTGCCGCCGCTGAGCAGGAGGCGGTGGATATCCGACGTCGGTTGGCGGCGGATAACCCGGATGCGTACGAGCCCGACCTCGCCCGCTCGCTGTCCAACCTCAGCAACCGTCTCTGTGAGTTGGGACGTGGGGCCGAAGCTCTCGCCGCCGTGCAGGAGGCGGTGGATATCCAGCGTCGGTTGGCGGCGGATAACCCGGATGCGTACGAGCCCGACCTCGCCCGGTCGCTGTCCAACCTCAGCCTTCGGCTGGGCGAGGCGCAGTTGGAGGACGAAGGGTTCGCCGCTGCAGAACAGGCGGTGAAGATCTACCGCCGGCTGGCAGCGGCTAACCCGGGCTCGTACGCAGCCACCCTCGCCGTTTCGCTGTCCAATCTTGGCATCCGGTTCTCTACAGCGGATCGTGGGGCCGAAGCTCTCGCCGTCTTGGAGGAAGCGGTAAAGATCCAGCGTGGGTTGGTTGAGGATAACCCGGCTGCGTACGAGTCTCACCTCGCCGCCTCCCTGACCAATCTCAGTGCTGAGCTATCGGGTGCCGAAGGGCTTACCATCGCAGAACAGGCCGTGGAGATCTACCGCCGGTTGGCGGTGAATAATCCGGCGACATATGAGCCTTACCTTGCCACCGCACTGACCGCCCTTTTCCAGCGATTGTCGGAGATGGGGCGGAGAGGCGAAGCTCTCATCGCCGCAGAGCATGTTATGGAAATTCGAAGTCGGCTGGCGACGGATAACCCCAATGCGTAA
- a CDS encoding alpha/beta fold hydrolase: MTLERPWGSLNYLDEGSGPLVVLLHPLAEAGELWRRWIDELTPHFRVVAPDARGHGDSSWGGQQFSVADLADDVAALIEHLDAGPARVAALSMGGCTAVALAVRHPRAVHSLVLADTTADYGPDKAVAWGERAEKAVTVPREKQLLFQVDRWFSPGFLERDPAEVERVSRIFTETDSRAHAAACRALGAYDDSARLGEITAPALVLVGEDDYATPPAMAEALHAGIPASHFHVLPEVRHLSLVESPHARALAREHLDR, encoded by the coding sequence GTGACCCTGGAACGCCCGTGGGGCTCGCTGAACTACCTCGACGAGGGATCAGGCCCCCTCGTCGTCCTGCTCCACCCCCTCGCTGAGGCCGGTGAACTGTGGCGCCGGTGGATCGACGAACTCACGCCGCACTTCCGCGTGGTCGCGCCGGACGCCCGCGGCCACGGGGACTCGTCCTGGGGCGGACAGCAGTTCTCCGTCGCCGACCTCGCCGACGACGTCGCAGCCCTCATCGAACACCTCGACGCCGGACCGGCCCGGGTGGCCGCCCTCTCCATGGGCGGCTGCACGGCGGTCGCCCTCGCGGTACGGCACCCGCGGGCTGTGCACAGCCTCGTTCTGGCCGACACGACCGCCGACTACGGGCCGGACAAGGCGGTGGCCTGGGGGGAGCGCGCGGAGAAGGCCGTCACGGTGCCACGGGAGAAGCAGCTCCTCTTCCAGGTCGACCGCTGGTTCTCGCCCGGCTTCCTCGAAAGAGACCCGGCCGAGGTCGAACGGGTCTCCCGGATCTTCACCGAGACCGACTCCCGGGCGCACGCCGCCGCCTGCCGGGCCCTGGGCGCCTACGACGACTCTGCGCGGCTCGGCGAGATCACCGCACCCGCCCTGGTACTCGTGGGTGAGGACGACTACGCCACGCCACCGGCCATGGCAGAGGCCCTGCATGCCGGCATCCCCGCCTCACACTTCCATGTGCTCCCCGAGGTCCGGCATCTCAGCCTCGTCGAGAGCCCGCACGCCCGGGCGCTGGCCCGGGAGCACCTTGATCGCTGA
- a CDS encoding site-specific integrase: MPILLDDDLLFEDSAGPRVTTVINRWAQELPANGCPAPNSWETYVRVVRDWTLFLASRGFQLFDGRRELRRGLSAYAVHRACGPLKERFAASTWNQHMSILSLFYGWAEGEELTTAVPFTYKQAVTAYGDQVRLQSVNLSKRRTPKPHVTIKYFEKDFEDLFLKGLGGLRPDGAEDALYRGRTTARNVAVGGYVLSSGLRRQEFTYMLECEVPPLPPRRTELPIWVPVPPGVTKGRKFRTTWTTYDPLARLHQYLRLQRAVAVARSSWIPPAKWGSPLVVTEADAVGGRVDGERVLWAELTPRERRCLVRPDGGSMLLAVQSDGSPFRDWPTVFKRTSERIRDRFDARFPHTAPHRCRHTFAIRTLEMLIGGYYAQVAKLVRDTDADAALALYLRQNDPVMILRDLLGHTSTLTTEVYLRRLDTTRIYREAYERAGHNHGLLAEAEREADAEFDDFDEDDI, encoded by the coding sequence ATGCCGATCTTGCTTGACGACGACCTCCTCTTCGAGGACTCGGCTGGCCCCCGCGTCACGACCGTGATCAACCGGTGGGCCCAGGAACTCCCGGCGAACGGCTGCCCGGCCCCGAACTCCTGGGAGACCTACGTTCGGGTGGTGCGGGACTGGACGCTCTTCCTGGCCAGCCGGGGCTTCCAACTCTTCGACGGCCGCCGCGAGTTGCGGCGCGGTCTGAGCGCCTACGCGGTACACCGCGCGTGCGGCCCGCTGAAGGAACGGTTCGCCGCATCCACCTGGAACCAGCACATGAGCATCCTGTCCCTGTTCTATGGGTGGGCCGAGGGCGAAGAGCTCACGACCGCGGTGCCGTTCACCTACAAGCAGGCCGTCACGGCGTACGGCGATCAGGTGCGCCTGCAGTCGGTGAACCTCTCCAAGCGGCGGACGCCGAAGCCGCACGTGACGATCAAGTACTTCGAGAAGGACTTCGAGGACCTGTTCCTGAAGGGGCTGGGCGGTCTGCGCCCGGACGGCGCCGAGGACGCCCTCTACCGGGGCCGGACGACGGCACGCAACGTGGCGGTGGGCGGCTATGTCTTGTCCAGCGGGCTGCGGCGGCAGGAATTCACGTACATGTTGGAGTGCGAGGTTCCGCCATTGCCGCCCCGCCGGACAGAGCTACCGATCTGGGTGCCGGTTCCGCCCGGGGTCACGAAGGGCCGGAAGTTCCGCACCACGTGGACGACATACGACCCACTCGCCCGGTTGCACCAGTACTTGCGGCTGCAGCGTGCCGTGGCGGTGGCTCGCTCGTCATGGATACCGCCAGCCAAGTGGGGTTCGCCTCTGGTGGTGACCGAGGCAGACGCGGTCGGTGGCCGGGTCGATGGCGAGCGCGTGCTGTGGGCCGAGTTGACGCCTCGGGAACGCCGGTGTCTGGTCCGGCCGGACGGCGGATCGATGCTGCTGGCCGTGCAGAGTGATGGGAGTCCGTTTCGCGATTGGCCGACGGTCTTCAAGCGGACCTCGGAGCGGATCAGGGATCGATTCGATGCACGGTTCCCGCATACGGCTCCGCACCGATGCCGTCATACGTTCGCGATCAGGACGCTCGAGATGCTGATCGGCGGCTACTACGCCCAGGTCGCGAAGCTCGTCAGGGACACTGACGCGGACGCGGCCCTGGCTCTCTACCTGCGCCAGAACGACCCGGTGATGATCCTGCGTGACCTCCTCGGTCATACCAGCACCCTCACCACGGAGGTGTACCTCCGGCGCCTGGATACCACCCGGATCTACCGCGAGGCATACGAGCGCGCGGGCCACAACCACGGTCTGCTCGCCGAGGCCGAACGCGAGGCCGATGCCGAGTTCGACGACTTCGATGAGGACGATATCTGA